A single region of the Brachypodium distachyon strain Bd21 chromosome 3, Brachypodium_distachyon_v3.0, whole genome shotgun sequence genome encodes:
- the LOC100826770 gene encoding exopolygalacturonase, with translation MEARPRLLLVVVVAAAIVSLCGAVAAENVTVAQLVPMSSYYHGAPAPTTFNAKNYGAKGNGVNDDTKPLMAAWKAACGAAGTVTLVIPAGTYYIGPTQFHGPCKCAAITFMLQGTLKAATDLKRFGNDWIEFGWVNHLTVAGQNGIIDGQGAASWPFNKCPIRKDCKVLPTSVLFVNNQNTVVKDIQSVNSKFFHIALLNTNNIRMSNLRINAPGNSPNTDGIHIERCNGVFIADTKISTGDDCISIGQGNDNVDISRVHCGPGHGMSVGSLGRYVGEGDVTRIHVRDMTFDGTMNGVRIKTWENSPTKSLAAHMVFENMVMKDVQNPIIIDQKYCPYYNCEHKYVSGVTIKDIQFKNIKGTASLPVAVMLRCGVPCQGVVLQDVDLKFKGQGGASSKCENAKAKYIGYQHPKPCP, from the exons ATGGAGGCGCGGCCGCGGCTtctgctcgtcgtcgtcgtcgctgccgcCATCGTCTCGCTCTgcggcgcggtggcggcggagaacGTGACGGTGGCGCAACTGGTGCCGATGTCGTCCTACTACCatggggcgccggcgccgaccacctTCAACGCCAAGAACTACGGCGCCAAAGGAAACGGCGTCAACGACGACACCAAG CCGCTGATGGCGGCGTGGAAGGCGGCGTGCGGTGCGGCGGGCACGGTGACGCTGGTGATCCCGGCGGGGACGTACTACATCGGGCCGACCCAGTTCCACGGGCCCTGCAAGTGCGCCGCCATCACCTTCATGCTCCAG GGGACGCTCAAGGCGGCGACTGACCTGAAGCGGTTCGGCAACGACTGGATCGAGTTCGGTTGGGTGAACCACCTGACGGTGGCCGGCCAGAACGGCATCATCGACGGCCAGGGCGCCGCCTCCTGGCCCTTCAACAAGTGCCCCATCCGCAAGGACTGCAAAGTCCTCCCCACC AGCGTGCTGTTCGTCAACAACCAGAACACGGTGGTCAAGGACATCCAGTCGGTGAACAGCAAGTTCTTCCACATCGCGCTGCTCAACACCAACAACATCCGGATGAGCAACCTCCGGATcaacgcgcccgggaacagcCCCAACACGGACGGGATCCACATCGAGCGCTGCAACGGGGTCTTCATCGCCGACACCAAGATCAGCACGGGCGACGACTGCATCTCCATCGGCCAAGGGAACGACAACGTCGACATCTCCCGCGTCCACTGCGGCCCCGGACACGGCATGAGCGTCGGCTCCCTCGGCCGCTACGTCGGCGAAGGCGACGTCACCCGGATCCACGTCAGGGACATGACCTTCGACGGCACCATGAACGGGGTCCGGATCAAGACCTGGGAGAACTCCCCCACCAAGAGCCTGGCCGCCCACATGGTGTTCGAGAATATGGTCATGAAGGACGTGCAGAACCCGATCATCATCGACCAGAAGTATTGCCCCTACTACAACTGCGAGCACAAGTATGTGTCCGGGGTCACCATCAAGGACATCCAGTTCAAGAACATCAAGGGCACGGCGTCGCTGCCCGTCGCCGTCATGCTCCGGTGCGGCGTGCCATGCCAGGGCGTCGTGCTGCAGGACGTCGACCTCAAGTTCAAGGGCCAGGGAGGGGCGTCCTCAAAGTGCGAGAACGCCAAGGCCAAGTACATCGGCTACCAGCACCCGAAGCCATGCCCCTAG